The Lactobacillus sp. CBA3605 genome contains a region encoding:
- a CDS encoding transporter substrate-binding domain-containing protein: MKKNSLKGLLTLLGLVLLLIGGLAGCGNQHRSSTSNSSSTANRNQSTVAKIKKRGTLRVAVFGDLPPYGWVNSAGKRVGYDVTLARRLAKDLGVNLKFVQVNANNRVDALNANKVDIVLANFTVTSARKKVVAFAKPYMKVSVGVISPKNKPITKVSQLVGQNLIVTKGTTAENYFTTKQTNVNLLKFDSKTQQFNALKNKRGIALADDNSYLYAWVKNNPKYTVGIKSIGPKQYISPAVKKGNHSLLKWTNHEITTLTQAGFFKTDYTQQLQPYFGKEVKASDIIIN; this comes from the coding sequence ATGAAAAAAAACAGTCTTAAAGGTCTATTGACACTACTCGGCTTAGTACTCTTATTAATCGGTGGCTTGGCCGGTTGTGGCAACCAACATCGTTCTAGTACCAGCAATAGTAGTTCCACCGCTAATCGCAATCAAAGTACTGTCGCCAAGATTAAAAAACGAGGTACTCTACGTGTTGCTGTTTTTGGTGACTTACCGCCTTATGGTTGGGTGAACTCCGCTGGTAAACGTGTTGGTTATGACGTCACTTTGGCGCGCCGGCTAGCAAAAGATTTAGGCGTTAACCTAAAATTCGTTCAAGTGAACGCGAACAATCGAGTTGACGCACTAAATGCAAACAAAGTCGACATTGTCTTAGCTAATTTCACTGTTACCAGTGCTCGCAAAAAAGTTGTGGCCTTCGCCAAACCTTACATGAAAGTCTCAGTTGGCGTCATTTCACCTAAGAACAAGCCCATTACGAAAGTCAGTCAACTCGTTGGTCAAAATCTGATTGTCACAAAAGGAACCACTGCTGAAAACTACTTTACTACCAAGCAAACCAACGTTAATTTATTAAAATTCGATTCTAAAACCCAACAATTCAATGCCTTAAAAAACAAGCGTGGGATTGCCTTAGCAGATGATAATTCTTATCTCTATGCTTGGGTCAAAAACAACCCTAAATATACCGTTGGTATTAAGAGTATTGGTCCAAAACAATATATTTCGCCTGCTGTAAAAAAAGGAAATCATTCACTTTTAAAATGGACGAATCATGAAATTACGACATTAACTCAGGCAGGTTTCTTTAAGACTGATTACACCCAACAACTCCAGCCTTACTTTGGTAAAGAAGTTAAAGCTAGTGACATTATTATCAATTAG
- a CDS encoding demethylmenaquinone methyltransferase: MANRYLHNVQGLFDTIAPNYDRMNTIISLGTHRHWRKQTMAQIKLAPSAEVLDLCCGTGDWTIALAQQLASTGEVIGFDFSAPMLQLAQQKVNQANVADRVWLRRGNAMRLPFKANTFDLVTIGFGLRNLPDKRQALAEIYRVLKPGGQLVCLETSQPDQPLIRPIWQWYFTKVVPLFGRLFAHQYQEYSYLQETTRHFWSYRQLVTHFEQTGFTNVHYQRFNFGAAAAHFGFKPDLAVTHD, translated from the coding sequence ATGGCAAATCGTTACTTGCATAACGTTCAGGGCCTTTTTGATACGATTGCCCCAAACTATGATCGGATGAACACTATTATCAGCTTAGGCACTCATCGCCATTGGCGTAAACAAACCATGGCACAGATTAAACTCGCACCATCAGCTGAGGTGTTGGATCTCTGCTGTGGCACCGGTGACTGGACCATTGCACTTGCCCAGCAATTAGCTTCGACTGGTGAAGTTATTGGTTTTGATTTTTCAGCACCAATGCTTCAACTCGCCCAACAAAAAGTTAATCAGGCCAACGTCGCTGACCGTGTTTGGTTACGGCGGGGCAATGCCATGCGGCTACCCTTTAAAGCCAATACCTTTGACCTCGTTACCATCGGCTTTGGCTTGCGCAACTTACCGGATAAGCGTCAAGCATTAGCTGAAATTTATCGTGTCTTAAAGCCTGGGGGTCAGCTAGTCTGCTTAGAAACATCACAACCAGATCAACCACTAATCCGGCCTATTTGGCAATGGTATTTTACTAAAGTCGTCCCGTTGTTTGGTCGCCTATTTGCTCATCAATATCAAGAATATTCATACCTCCAAGAGACCACCCGCCACTTTTGGAGCTATCGACAATTAGTCACTCATTTCGAACAGACGGGTTTTACAAATGTTCATTATCAACGCTTCAACTTCGGTGCGGCCGCCGCTCACTTCGGCTTCAAACCTGATTTGGCGGTGACTCATGACTAA
- a CDS encoding YdcF family protein has product MTNLTALNQCLTWLTQPAPPVSPIDGLILCGNSLPLTTQLAAQLALKHHLSTMIITGGIGHATRYLRQNLQQTNDDSEAKIMAASVRNAGYQGDLRLDPTSTNTGENAQHTLTLVPAHWHDVLLVQDPLLARRTQLTFESVWGPRYHFARVIPKQLQLTALTPTLKFSGAPEYDAAWSPAYFTELLLGEVQRLWDTPTGYGPKGQRFIPHVDLPQSVLTAYQSLIATTLQRHR; this is encoded by the coding sequence ATGACTAATTTAACTGCACTTAATCAATGTTTGACTTGGCTCACGCAGCCCGCACCACCAGTCAGTCCAATTGATGGCCTGATTCTATGCGGCAACAGCCTCCCATTAACAACGCAACTAGCCGCTCAATTAGCACTCAAGCACCACTTATCAACTATGATTATCACTGGTGGTATCGGTCACGCCACCAGGTATCTACGCCAGAATTTACAACAGACTAACGATGATAGTGAAGCCAAAATCATGGCAGCTAGCGTCCGCAACGCTGGCTATCAAGGTGACTTACGCCTTGACCCCACCTCGACGAATACCGGTGAGAATGCTCAGCACACCTTAACTCTAGTCCCAGCTCATTGGCATGACGTCCTACTGGTGCAAGATCCCTTATTGGCCCGCCGAACACAGCTCACTTTCGAATCAGTCTGGGGGCCGAGGTATCACTTTGCGCGCGTCATACCTAAACAGTTACAGCTCACTGCACTAACGCCAACACTTAAATTTAGCGGCGCTCCCGAATACGACGCAGCCTGGTCACCCGCCTACTTCACTGAATTATTATTAGGTGAAGTGCAACGACTCTGGGATACCCCCACCGGTTACGGTCCGAAAGGTCAACGCTTCATTCCGCATGTTGACCTCCCACAATCGGTATTAACGGCCTATCAATCTTTAATTGCGACGACATTACAGCGACACCGTTAA
- a CDS encoding acyltransferase yields MKTRNSAFELLRIIAMYLIVLYHATFWGPLNTITELSVNRGFTQLFAVGGKLGVNLFVMISGYFLIQSHVTPKKLIPMWKQVFTYSAGFFVLFLIINHGHFQFMALLRGLLPVIFNEYWFVTTYIMLYLLAPYLNQLIKSLSRVALLKLVALLTGLTSILPSIFQNQTAVSELGWFILLYVIAAYLRLYGIPTSLASNQRSWLFLGGSAFILAGSILTMDLLGRRWPVFQGKELHFAGQESILLLLLAIAIFIRFMQLKPFSNSLINRLATLTFGVYLIHDNEFIRPLLWQHWVPEKTFYASAFYPLHLLLSVLAIYLVASVLEFGRQRLSTLWLHTKQHRV; encoded by the coding sequence ATGAAAACTCGAAACTCAGCCTTTGAATTACTAAGAATTATTGCCATGTATCTGATTGTACTTTATCATGCTACTTTTTGGGGGCCATTAAATACGATTACTGAACTATCGGTTAACCGTGGCTTCACACAATTATTTGCCGTTGGTGGTAAATTAGGCGTGAACTTATTCGTCATGATTAGCGGTTACTTTTTAATTCAGTCTCACGTTACCCCTAAAAAATTAATTCCAATGTGGAAACAAGTATTTACCTATTCAGCGGGCTTTTTTGTTCTTTTTTTAATCATTAACCATGGCCATTTTCAATTCATGGCTTTATTACGTGGGCTACTGCCCGTCATTTTCAATGAATACTGGTTTGTAACTACCTATATCATGTTATATCTATTAGCGCCTTATCTAAACCAATTAATTAAGTCATTATCCCGTGTAGCCTTACTCAAGCTGGTCGCCCTACTGACTGGCTTAACGTCCATTCTGCCCAGTATTTTTCAAAATCAAACCGCCGTTAGCGAATTGGGCTGGTTTATTTTATTGTACGTCATTGCAGCGTACTTACGACTCTATGGGATCCCCACTAGCCTAGCCAGCAACCAGCGCTCTTGGCTATTCTTAGGTGGGAGTGCCTTTATCCTCGCCGGGTCCATCTTAACCATGGACTTATTAGGCCGACGCTGGCCTGTTTTCCAAGGGAAAGAACTCCACTTTGCAGGACAAGAATCCATTTTGTTACTTTTGCTCGCAATCGCCATTTTCATCCGCTTTATGCAACTCAAACCATTTAGCAATTCACTGATTAATCGCTTAGCTACCCTAACTTTTGGGGTCTATTTGATTCACGATAATGAATTTATTCGGCCACTACTTTGGCAACATTGGGTCCCAGAAAAGACCTTCTATGCCAGTGCGTTTTATCCATTACATCTATTGCTCAGCGTTTTAGCTATCTATCTTGTTGCTTCGGTCCTTGAGTTTGGCCGGCAAAGGCTATCAACTCTTTGGTTACACACCAAACAGCATAGGGTATAA